Proteins encoded in a region of the Eschrichtius robustus isolate mEscRob2 chromosome 16, mEscRob2.pri, whole genome shotgun sequence genome:
- the SPAG4 gene encoding sperm-associated antigen 4 protein, translated as MRRSPRPGSAVFPHKHTPNFYSDNSNSSVSVTSGDSCGHRSAGPEPGEPEGRRARGSSCGEPALSAGVPGRTTRAGSSRLKPAPRSHNGPTACGAATVRGGASEPAGSPGVPEEQLDLLSTLDLRQEIPPPRVSKSFRSLLFQVLSVLLSLVGGVLVSVYREVCSIRFLLTAVSLLSLFLSALWWGILCLAPPLENEPKEMLTLSEYHERVRSQGQQLQQLRAELVKLHKEVSSVRAANSERVAKLVFQRLSEDFVRKPDYALSSVGASIDLEKTSPDYEDANTAYFWNRFSFWNYVRPPTVILEPDVFPGNCWAFEGDQGQVVIQLPGRVQLSDITLQHPPPSVAHTRGAKSAPRDFAVYGLQVDDETEVFLGKFTFDVEKSEIQTFHLENDPPAAFPKVKIQILSNWGHPHFTCLYRVRAHGIQTSEAAGDSATGGAH; from the exons ATGCGGCGAAGCCCCCGCCCGGGCTCTGCCGTGTTCCCGCACAAGCACACGCCCAACTTCTACAGCGACAACAGCAACAGCTCTGTGAGCGTCACCTCGGGGGACAGCTGCGGGCACCGGTCAGCAGGGCCGGAGCCCGGGGAGCCCGAGGGCAGAAGAGCCCGGggctctagctgcggtgagcccGCCTTGAGCGCTGGAGTGCCCGGAAGAACCACAAGGGCTGGAAGCTCTCGGCTGAAGCCGGCGCCTCGGAGCCACAACGGGCCTACCGCCTGTGGCGCAGCAACCGTGAGGGGCGGGGCCTCGG AACCGGCTGGCTCTCCCGGTGTCCCTGAGGAGCAGCTCGACCTTCTCTCGACTCTGGATCTGAGGCAGGAGATACCTCCCCCGCGAGTGTCCAAGAGCTTCCGGA GCCTACTCTTCCAGGTGCTGAGCGTGTTGTTATCCCTGGTAGGAGGTGTGCTGGTCAGTGTGTACAG GGAGGTCTGTTCCATCCGCTTCCTGCTCACGGCTGTGTCACTGCTGAGCCTCTTTCTGTCAG CACTCTGGTGGGGGATCCTGTGCCTGGCCCCTCCTTTGGAGAAT GAACCTAAGGAGATGCTGACTCTAAG CGAATACCACGAGCGCGTGCGCTCCCAggggcagcagctgcagcagctccgGGCTGAGCTGGTTAAACTCCACAAGGAGGTGTCCAGCGTTCGCGCAGCCAACAGCGAG AGAGTGGCCAAACTCGTATTCCAGAGGCTGAGTGAGGACTTTGTGCGGAAACCCGACTATGCGCTGAGCTCTGTGG GAGCCTCCATCGACCTAGAGAAGACGTCCCCCGACTACGAGGATGCGAACACTGCCTACTTCTGGAATCGCTTCAGCTTCTGGAACTATGTGCGACCGCCCACGGTTATCCTGGAG CCAGATGTGTTCCCTGGGAATTGCTGGGCTTTTGAGGGCGACCAGGGCCAGGTGGTGATCCAGTTGCCGGGTCGTGTGCAGCTGAGCGACATCACTCTGCAGCATCCACCGCCCAGCGTGGCACACACCCGGGGAGCCAAGAGCGCCCCGCGTGACTTCGCAGTCTAT GGCCTCCAGGTTGATGATGAGACTGAAGTTTTCTTGGGGAAATTCACCTTCGATGTGGAGAAATCTGAGATTCAGACTTTCCACCTAGAG AATGACCCCCCAGCTGCCTTTCCCAAGGTGAAGATCCAGATTCTAAGCAACTGGGGCCACCCCCATTTCACATGCTTGTATCGAGTCCGAGCCCATGGCATTCAAACCTCAGAGGCGGCAGGGGACAGTGCCACAGGGGGGGCCCATTAA